Proteins from a genomic interval of Geotrypetes seraphini chromosome 7, aGeoSer1.1, whole genome shotgun sequence:
- the DUSP6 gene encoding dual specificity protein phosphatase 6, which yields MLEKFGPASHMAVGKTVAWLKEQLELGNERLLLMDCRPQELYESSHVESAISVAIPGIMLRRLRKGNLPLKALFPGGQDRERLAGRCCSDTLLLYDEGGGDWNENAGGDSVLGLLMRRLKDEGCEAFYLEGGFNKFQAEFPVHCETNLDSSCSSSSPPVLGLGGLRISSSDSCSDIESDLDRDPNSATDSDSSPLSNNQPSFPVEILPNLYLGCAKDSTNLDVLEEFGIKYILNVTPNLPNLFENAGEFRYKQIPISDHWSQNLSQFFPEAISFIDEARGKSCGVLVHCLAGISRSVTVTVAYLMQKLNLSMNDAYDIVKMKKSNISPNFNFMGQLLDFERTLGLSSPCDNRVPSQQLYFTTPANQNVFQVDSLQST from the exons ATGCTCGAGAAGTTCGGCCCCGCTTCGCACATGGCGGTCGGCAAGACGGTGGCGTGGCTGAAGGAGCAGCTGGAGCTGGGCAACGAGCGCCTGCTGCTCATGGACTGCCGCCCGCAGGAACTCTACGAGTCGTCGCACGTCGAGTCGGCCATCAGCGTGGCCATCCCGGGCATCATGCTGCGGCGGCTGCGCAAGGGCAACCTGCCCCTCAAGGCGCTCTTCCCCGGCGGGCAGGACCGCGAGcggctggccggccgctgctgcAGCGACACGCTGCTCCTCTACGACGAGGGCGGCGGCGACTGGAACGAGAACGCGGGCGGAGACtcggtgctggggctgctgaTGAGGAGGCTGAAGGACGAGGGCTGCGAAGCGTTCTACCTGGAAG GTGGATTCAACAAGTTCCAGGCTGAGTTCCCAGTGCATTGCGAGACGAATCTGGACAGCTCATGTAGCAGTAGTTCCCCGCCAGTACTGGGTTTGGGAGGCCTCCGGATCAGCAGCTCCGATTCCTGCTCGGACATTGAATCTGACCTTGACAGGGACCCCAACAGTGCCACCGACTCGGACAGCAGCCCTTTGTCCAATAACCAGCCTTCTTTCCCGGTTGAGATTTTACCCAATCTTTACTTGGGCTGTGCCAAGGATTCCACCAACTTGGATGTTTTGGAAGAGTTTGGTATTAAGTACATTCTGAACGTCACCCCGAATTTGCCTAATCTGTTTGAGAATGCAGGCGAGTTCAGATACAAGCAAATTCCCATCTCTGACCACTGGAGCCAAAACTTGTCTCAGTTCTTTCCCGAGGCAATCTCTTTCATAG ATGAAGCTCGGGGCAAGAGCTGTGGTGTCTTGGTGCACTGTTTGGCAGGGATCAGCCGATCAGTCACAGTTACCGTTGCATATCTCATGCAGAAACTCAACTTGTCCATGAACGACGCCTACGATATCGTTAAGATGAAGAAATCTAACATATCTCCAAACTTCAACTTTATGGGTCAGTTACTTGACTTTGAGAGGACTTTGGGACTTAGCAGCCCATGTGATAATCGGGTGCCTAGCCAACAGCTTTATTTCACCACACCGGCTAACCAAAATGTCTTTCAAGTGGATTCTCTACAGTCCACGTGA